The proteins below come from a single Flavobacterium lindanitolerans genomic window:
- a CDS encoding alpha/beta hydrolase, translated as MPLRYLFTIFLFCLFLNLKAQESTASSQVSTFEIEAPQLKTIKKIWVYLPKNYLTSTKKYPVIYMHDAQNLFDAKTSFAGEWNVDETLDSLKAQVIVIGIEHGNEKRVDELTPFPNKKHGGGKADDYLDFIVNTLKPYVDKNYRTKTNASNTVIFGSSLGGFVSYYAVLKYPEVFGKAGVFSPSFWFSDEIYTLTEKSEKIKAKIYFLYGDSESDDMVIDAQKIKKLLDHNRCYCLKLDKTVIVKGGQHGEKLWREGFAKAVLWLL; from the coding sequence ATTCCTTTGAGATATTTATTCACAATTTTCCTGTTCTGTCTTTTTCTGAATCTAAAAGCACAGGAAAGTACGGCCTCATCACAGGTCAGCACTTTTGAGATAGAAGCGCCCCAATTAAAAACCATAAAGAAAATATGGGTTTATCTTCCAAAGAACTACTTGACTTCCACTAAAAAATATCCTGTAATCTATATGCACGATGCACAAAACCTGTTTGATGCCAAAACTTCTTTTGCTGGCGAATGGAATGTTGACGAAACATTGGACAGCCTCAAAGCCCAGGTTATTGTTATTGGCATTGAACATGGAAACGAAAAACGGGTGGACGAACTCACACCTTTTCCAAATAAAAAACATGGTGGCGGCAAAGCTGATGATTATCTGGATTTTATTGTAAACACACTAAAACCCTATGTTGATAAAAATTACAGGACTAAAACCAATGCCAGCAATACTGTAATTTTCGGGAGTTCTTTAGGAGGGTTTGTTTCGTATTATGCCGTATTAAAATATCCGGAAGTTTTTGGAAAAGCGGGTGTTTTCTCACCTTCATTTTGGTTTTCAGACGAAATATACACCCTGACTGAAAAATCAGAAAAAATCAAAGCTAAAATCTATTTCCTGTATGGCGATTCCGAAAGTGACGATATGGTTATTGATGCCCAAAAAATAAAAAAACTTTTGGACCATAACAGGTGTTACTGCCTGAAGCTGGACAAAACCGTTATTGTAAAAGGCGGGCAACATGGCGAAAAATTATGGCGTGAAGGATTTGCGAAAGCTGTTTTGTGGTTGTTGTAA
- a CDS encoding TerB family tellurite resistance protein, translating into MNTYEQKLSLLAEMIAFAIVDGKLHDREYQFLSIVAQELKVKSEDFKNLFHEELKALPIKSEQQRIQQFYRLALLMHCDGVLHEKEVIAIKQMGVNMGLNPFAIKRILKAMEESPNGMIDPEMLIEIFKEQLN; encoded by the coding sequence ATGAACACCTACGAACAAAAGTTAAGCCTTCTTGCTGAAATGATTGCCTTTGCTATTGTGGACGGAAAACTCCATGATAGAGAATATCAATTTTTAAGTATTGTTGCTCAGGAACTAAAAGTCAAAAGTGAGGACTTTAAAAATCTTTTCCATGAGGAATTAAAAGCGCTTCCTATAAAATCAGAACAGCAACGAATCCAGCAATTTTACAGACTGGCTTTATTGATGCACTGTGATGGCGTATTGCATGAAAAAGAAGTAATAGCCATCAAACAGATGGGTGTGAATATGGGATTAAATCCTTTTGCTATTAAAAGAATTCTAAAAGCAATGGAGGAATCTCCAAACGGAATGATAGACCCTGAAATGTTGATTGAAATTTTTAAGGAACAGTTGAATTAG
- a CDS encoding helix-turn-helix domain-containing protein, with amino-acid sequence MNSITIPDALLIDTSLPVQIFDYSSSRKISKQQIILNQNTFSFLLEGYKDVIFDNSSLSINNSKFVLMKSGHCLMTEQLSDRNNYRSLLFFFSDTALSKFIESIEFTNTDFQKNSSVHAFEYDEFIRNFIQSLTVILKLSGKIRNNLLEVKFQEIMLYLTELHGTHFLNSLISNNNDSTRKFIRTIESNQLNKLTLKELAFLCNMSISTFKREFEKQYAQSPVKWFQNKRLEYAHHLISKEHKSATEIYFEVGYENLSSFIQAYKIKYGTTPGQHHKS; translated from the coding sequence ATGAATAGTATTACAATTCCTGATGCATTACTTATAGACACCTCTCTACCCGTCCAGATTTTTGATTATTCCTCATCCCGGAAAATTTCCAAACAACAAATCATACTCAACCAAAACACTTTCAGTTTTCTGTTGGAAGGTTATAAAGACGTTATATTCGACAATTCCTCTTTATCGATAAACAACTCGAAATTTGTTTTGATGAAATCCGGGCACTGCCTCATGACCGAACAATTATCTGACAGGAATAATTACAGAAGTCTGCTGTTTTTCTTTTCGGACACTGCTCTTTCAAAATTTATAGAAAGTATAGAATTCACCAATACAGATTTCCAGAAAAACAGCTCCGTACATGCTTTTGAATACGATGAATTTATCAGGAACTTTATACAAAGTCTTACTGTCATCTTAAAACTTTCAGGTAAAATAAGGAACAATCTGCTGGAGGTTAAATTTCAGGAAATAATGCTATATCTCACAGAATTACACGGCACCCATTTTCTGAATTCCCTTATTTCAAATAATAATGATAGTACCCGAAAATTTATCCGCACCATAGAAAGTAACCAACTCAACAAACTAACCTTAAAAGAACTGGCCTTTTTATGTAATATGAGTATTTCTACTTTCAAACGCGAATTTGAAAAACAGTACGCACAATCGCCCGTAAAATGGTTTCAGAATAAAAGGCTTGAATATGCCCATCACCTGATTAGCAAAGAACACAAAAGTGCAACCGAAATCTATTTTGAAGTGGGCTACGAGAACTTATCCAGTTTTATTCAGGCCTATAAAATAAAATATGGAACCACGCCGGGGCAGCATCATAAAAGTTGA
- a CDS encoding DUF4269 domain-containing protein, which translates to MIDFLTIEYLKSGNNRQREAYQTLMQHAVLEKLSEFSPVLVGTIPISIDISSSDLDIACCWTNKNAFHNHIKDTFGNKAGFQISETIINGHETIISSFTLDNFEIEIFGQAVAVEKQHGYRHMLIEHTILEQRGEEFRKKVLALKERGYKTEPAFALLLGLQGNPYEALLQLE; encoded by the coding sequence TTGATTGATTTTCTAACGATAGAATATCTTAAATCCGGAAATAACAGACAGCGGGAAGCCTATCAGACCTTAATGCAGCATGCGGTTCTTGAAAAACTTTCAGAGTTTAGTCCAGTACTGGTAGGAACGATTCCAATATCTATTGATATTTCCTCAAGCGATTTGGATATTGCCTGTTGTTGGACTAACAAAAATGCTTTCCATAATCATATTAAAGATACTTTTGGGAATAAAGCCGGGTTTCAAATTTCTGAAACCATAATCAATGGTCATGAAACGATAATCTCCAGCTTTACCCTGGACAATTTCGAAATAGAAATTTTTGGACAGGCTGTAGCTGTAGAAAAACAACATGGTTACCGCCATATGCTCATAGAACACACCATTTTAGAACAGCGAGGAGAAGAATTCCGTAAAAAAGTACTTGCACTAAAAGAACGGGGCTATAAGACTGAACCTGCTTTTGCACTGCTCTTAGGCTTACAGGGAAATCCCTATGAAGCATTGCTTCAACTGGAATAA
- the lysA gene encoding diaminopimelate decarboxylase, which yields MQTKDLLQLSEEFGSPLYVYDAAKIQSQYTRLTDAFSKVGSLRINYAVKALSNISILKLLKEMGSGLDTVSIQEVQLGLHAGFSPDKIIYTPNGVSFEEIEEAAHLGVQINIDNLSVLEHFGAKYPSIPVCIRINPHVMAGGNANISVGHIDSKFGISVHQMPHLLRIVENTGMNINGIHMHTGSDILDIEVFLYAAEILFDTAKHFGNLEFLDFGSGFKVPYKKDDIETNIEELGKKLSKRFNAFCKEYGRDLTLAFEPGKFLVSEAGFFLAKVNVVKQTTSTVFAGIDSGFNHLIRPMFYGSQHHIENISNPKGKERFYSVVGYICETDTFANNRRIAEIKEGDVLCFRNAGAYCFSMSSNYNSRFKPAEVLWYEGKGHLIRERENFEDLIRNQVVMEFDKSYELVSKN from the coding sequence ATGCAAACGAAAGATTTACTGCAATTATCAGAAGAATTCGGAAGTCCGCTGTATGTATATGATGCTGCAAAAATCCAGTCTCAATATACACGACTGACGGATGCATTTTCAAAGGTTGGAAGCCTGCGTATAAATTATGCTGTAAAAGCATTATCAAACATATCAATCCTAAAACTTCTAAAAGAAATGGGGTCAGGTCTGGACACCGTTTCCATTCAGGAAGTGCAGTTGGGATTGCATGCCGGGTTTTCGCCGGACAAAATCATCTACACTCCTAATGGTGTTTCCTTTGAAGAAATTGAAGAAGCGGCCCACCTTGGCGTTCAGATTAATATCGACAACTTATCGGTGCTGGAACATTTTGGAGCAAAATATCCATCAATCCCTGTATGCATCAGAATCAATCCGCATGTCATGGCTGGTGGAAATGCCAATATTTCTGTAGGACATATTGACAGCAAGTTTGGAATTTCGGTACATCAAATGCCTCACCTGTTACGAATTGTCGAAAACACGGGTATGAACATCAATGGAATTCACATGCACACCGGTTCCGATATTCTGGATATTGAGGTATTTCTGTATGCAGCCGAAATACTTTTTGATACGGCAAAACATTTCGGCAATCTGGAATTTCTTGATTTCGGCAGCGGTTTCAAGGTACCCTACAAAAAAGACGATATCGAAACCAATATTGAAGAGCTGGGCAAAAAATTAAGCAAGCGCTTTAATGCCTTCTGTAAGGAATATGGCCGTGATTTGACCCTTGCATTCGAACCCGGTAAATTTCTGGTTAGCGAAGCCGGTTTCTTCCTCGCAAAAGTAAATGTGGTAAAACAAACAACTTCTACTGTTTTTGCCGGAATCGATAGCGGGTTTAACCATTTGATAAGACCTATGTTTTACGGTTCGCAGCACCATATCGAAAACATTTCCAACCCGAAAGGTAAAGAACGCTTTTATTCTGTCGTTGGTTATATATGCGAAACAGACACCTTTGCCAACAATCGAAGAATTGCCGAAATCAAAGAAGGTGATGTACTGTGTTTCAGGAATGCGGGCGCCTATTGCTTTTCGATGTCATCCAATTATAATTCAAGGTTTAAACCTGCCGAAGTCTTATGGTATGAAGGGAAAGGGCATCTAATCAGAGAAAGAGAAAATTTTGAAGATTTAATAAGAAATCAGGTTGTCATGGAGTTTGACAAAAGCTACGAACTGGTTTCTAAAAATTAG
- a CDS encoding carbonic anhydrase — MELEKVFRNNEKWIAEKLQKDPDYFINLSKGQNPDILYIGCSDSRVTAEDLMGVSPGEVFVHRNIANMVISIDLNVMSVLNYAVNYLHVNHVVVCGHYFCGGVKAAMQAEDLGVLNPWLRNIRDVYRLHKNELNAIEDETAKYNRLVELNVQEQCVNLVKTAEVQKAYNERGLQIHGWVFDIHSGKLIDLKLDIDRIMKNIMEIYNLGHD, encoded by the coding sequence ATGGAACTAGAAAAAGTATTCCGAAATAATGAAAAATGGATTGCTGAAAAATTGCAAAAAGATCCGGACTATTTCATAAACTTATCAAAGGGACAAAATCCGGATATTCTCTACATTGGATGTTCTGACAGTCGTGTTACTGCAGAAGATTTGATGGGTGTTTCTCCCGGAGAAGTTTTTGTACATAGAAATATCGCCAATATGGTAATCAGTATTGACCTCAACGTAATGTCTGTATTGAATTATGCCGTAAATTACTTGCATGTCAACCATGTTGTGGTTTGCGGGCATTATTTCTGCGGAGGAGTAAAAGCAGCCATGCAGGCTGAAGATTTGGGTGTACTCAATCCTTGGCTGCGAAATATACGCGATGTATACAGACTGCATAAAAATGAACTGAATGCTATTGAAGATGAAACTGCAAAATACAACAGGCTGGTCGAATTAAATGTACAGGAGCAGTGTGTTAATTTGGTTAAAACTGCCGAAGTGCAAAAAGCATACAACGAAAGAGGGCTTCAGATTCACGGTTGGGTTTTTGACATTCACTCCGGAAAACTGATTGACCTGAAACTGGATATTGACCGCATCATGAAAAACATCATGGAGATCTATAATCTTGGTCATGATTAA
- a CDS encoding YbhB/YbcL family Raf kinase inhibitor-like protein, giving the protein MKKLNFILVVSLLFSVTLFAQKTFTLSSKDLGGEATKIQEFGGFGCSGDNQSPQLSWKNAPEGTKSFAITMYDPDAPTGSGFWHWVVFDIPASTKELVTNAGVQLNLAPKGAIQSITDYGIKGFGGPCPPKGHGFHQYIITVYALKTDKLGLDENTNPAVVGFNLWNQTLAKASIVAYYKR; this is encoded by the coding sequence ATGAAAAAATTAAACTTTATTCTGGTAGTTTCCCTGCTGTTCTCAGTAACACTTTTTGCACAAAAAACATTTACCTTATCCAGTAAAGATCTTGGAGGAGAAGCTACAAAAATACAAGAGTTTGGTGGTTTTGGCTGTTCCGGAGACAACCAATCACCTCAATTATCATGGAAAAACGCACCCGAGGGAACAAAAAGTTTTGCCATTACCATGTATGATCCCGATGCGCCGACGGGAAGCGGATTCTGGCATTGGGTTGTATTTGACATTCCTGCAAGTACAAAAGAACTTGTGACCAATGCGGGCGTACAATTGAACTTGGCCCCAAAAGGAGCTATCCAAAGTATTACAGACTACGGCATCAAAGGATTCGGAGGTCCCTGTCCACCAAAAGGACACGGATTTCACCAATACATTATAACTGTATATGCCTTAAAAACCGATAAATTAGGACTGGACGAAAATACAAATCCGGCAGTAGTCGGTTTTAACCTTTGGAACCAGACATTAGCCAAAGCAAGTATAGTGGCTTATTATAAAAGATAA
- a CDS encoding DUF1456 family protein: MNNNDIFKKLRVALQLRDDQIVDILQLVDFRISKAELGAFFRAHDHPNYMECGDQVLRNFLNGLIIHLRGTKENPTNAMDVINKNKAQLKSATKKVTPKETPKKLIVKSPAKNFKPKKVESKFNPVEKVKFNNGKNKKA; this comes from the coding sequence ATGAACAACAACGATATTTTCAAAAAGCTTCGCGTAGCTTTACAGCTTCGTGATGACCAGATAGTAGACATACTACAATTGGTAGATTTCAGAATCTCCAAAGCCGAATTAGGCGCTTTTTTCAGGGCACATGACCATCCAAACTATATGGAATGCGGGGACCAGGTACTACGCAATTTTCTAAACGGCCTGATTATTCATTTGCGCGGAACAAAAGAAAATCCTACCAACGCCATGGATGTAATCAATAAAAACAAGGCGCAGTTAAAATCGGCTACCAAAAAGGTTACTCCAAAAGAAACTCCCAAAAAACTAATTGTAAAATCTCCTGCAAAAAACTTTAAACCTAAAAAAGTTGAAAGCAAGTTCAATCCTGTAGAAAAAGTAAAATTCAACAACGGTAAAAACAAAAAAGCATAA
- a CDS encoding NAD(P)H-dependent flavin oxidoreductase: MNKITQLFNIQYPIVQGGMIWNSGYKLASAVSNAGGLGLIGAGSMYPDVLREHIQKCKKATDKPFGVNVPMLYPNIEEIMNIIVEEGVKIVFTSAGNPKTWTAFLKEKGITVVHVVSSSKFALKAQEAGVDAVVAEGFEAGGHNGREETTTLTLIPMVREKIQIPLIAAGGIATGRGMLAAMVLGADGVQVGSRFAASIESSSHADFKQTIVDLEEGGTQVTLKELAPVRLIKNKFYQDIQELYAKCPTTDDLKVLLGRARAKRGMFEGDLVEGELEIGQISGLIHDIKPVKEIVQNMVSEFEKAKQEAVSL; encoded by the coding sequence ATGAATAAGATTACACAGCTTTTCAATATTCAGTATCCAATAGTTCAGGGAGGCATGATATGGAACAGCGGTTATAAGTTAGCAAGTGCGGTTAGTAATGCCGGAGGCTTGGGATTAATAGGAGCAGGGTCAATGTATCCGGATGTCCTTCGGGAACACATCCAGAAATGTAAAAAGGCGACAGATAAGCCTTTTGGTGTCAACGTTCCAATGTTGTATCCCAATATTGAAGAAATCATGAATATTATTGTAGAAGAAGGCGTAAAAATCGTTTTTACTTCTGCAGGAAATCCTAAAACATGGACTGCTTTTTTAAAAGAAAAAGGAATCACAGTCGTTCATGTTGTCAGCAGTTCAAAATTTGCCCTGAAAGCGCAGGAAGCAGGTGTTGATGCTGTTGTTGCTGAAGGTTTTGAGGCTGGCGGACATAATGGAAGGGAAGAAACGACTACATTAACTCTCATTCCGATGGTTCGCGAAAAAATACAAATTCCATTGATAGCGGCCGGAGGAATTGCAACCGGAAGAGGAATGCTGGCGGCGATGGTTTTGGGTGCCGATGGCGTTCAGGTGGGAAGCCGTTTTGCCGCATCAATCGAAAGTTCGTCACATGCTGATTTTAAACAGACAATTGTTGATTTGGAAGAAGGCGGAACCCAGGTAACTTTGAAAGAACTGGCACCGGTACGACTAATCAAAAATAAATTCTATCAGGATATTCAGGAGCTTTACGCCAAATGTCCGACTACAGATGATTTGAAAGTTTTGTTGGGAAGAGCCCGCGCTAAAAGAGGAATGTTTGAAGGCGATTTAGTGGAAGGCGAACTTGAAATTGGCCAAATTTCAGGACTGATTCACGATATAAAACCCGTAAAAGAAATTGTCCAGAATATGGTTTCAGAATTTGAAAAAGCAAAACAGGAAGCTGTTTCTTTATAA
- the arr gene encoding NAD(+)--rifampin ADP-ribosyltransferase, giving the protein MEQKKNQQRPTPFEQTYFHGTKADLKIGDLIKVGYTSNYGQQKNAKYIFLSATLDAAIWGAELAFGEGQERIYLVEPTGEIEDDPDLTDKKFPGNPTKSYRSTQPFKVVGEVTIWQGHPADQVKTMKDHLEKLKAQGVNSLND; this is encoded by the coding sequence ATGGAGCAAAAGAAAAACCAACAAAGACCCACACCATTTGAACAAACCTATTTTCATGGAACAAAGGCAGACTTAAAAATTGGCGACCTGATTAAAGTAGGCTATACTTCAAACTACGGACAACAGAAAAATGCAAAATACATTTTTTTATCCGCAACATTGGATGCTGCAATCTGGGGTGCCGAACTAGCTTTTGGTGAAGGGCAGGAAAGAATTTATTTGGTAGAGCCTACTGGTGAAATAGAAGATGACCCGGATTTGACTGATAAAAAATTCCCGGGAAATCCAACAAAATCATATCGTTCAACTCAACCTTTCAAGGTGGTTGGAGAAGTAACCATTTGGCAAGGACACCCGGCAGACCAGGTTAAGACAATGAAAGACCATCTCGAAAAATTAAAAGCACAAGGTGTCAATTCATTAAATGACTAA
- a CDS encoding alkaline phosphatase, which yields MDRRKFFKNGSLFTIGTAVLNPFQGNANVLDFETINKNKKAKNIILLVSDGMSTGTLNMADLFLNRKYGKGSNWIQLYKDNRVSRALMDTASASSIVTDSAAASSSWGGGFRVNNGSLNVGPDGKPHLPIWQKFKKSGKMAGCVTTVPITHATPAGFCVNSKSRNSQDDIAEIYLELGFDIMMGGGKNYFSPQTRKDKKDMFAAFEAKGYQIAKTRSEMFNTSNDKPVLGVFSDDALPYSVDRNSNDDLKKTVPTLAEMAQKAIDRMKGHKNGFVLQIEGGKVDWAAHANDIAALINDQIAFDEAVKVAIDFAEKDKETLVIITTDHGNANPGVIYGKNANDNFDSIQKYTQTNEWILNQISPNFSISQVKEVIEKANGHTPSDEEAKTILSYYDGLHKEEGLYNYKKLPYKAYSEMQQKTNSVGWISMDHSADYVELAMFGPGSELLKPFVKNTDLHYLMLQAAEVENKF from the coding sequence ATGGATAGAAGGAAATTTTTCAAAAACGGTTCACTTTTTACAATCGGAACTGCAGTTTTGAATCCCTTTCAGGGCAACGCCAATGTTTTGGATTTTGAAACGATTAATAAAAATAAAAAAGCCAAAAATATTATTTTACTGGTTAGCGATGGAATGAGTACCGGAACACTTAATATGGCCGACTTATTCCTAAACCGAAAATATGGAAAAGGTTCCAATTGGATTCAATTATATAAAGACAATCGGGTTTCAAGAGCTTTAATGGACACGGCTTCTGCCAGTTCAATTGTTACGGATTCTGCAGCAGCCAGTTCCTCCTGGGGCGGCGGTTTTCGCGTAAACAATGGATCGTTGAATGTTGGCCCTGACGGGAAACCACACTTACCTATCTGGCAAAAATTCAAAAAAAGCGGAAAAATGGCCGGATGCGTCACCACAGTTCCAATCACCCATGCCACTCCTGCCGGATTTTGCGTCAACAGCAAGAGCAGAAACAGCCAGGATGATATAGCGGAAATTTATCTTGAGTTAGGATTTGATATTATGATGGGCGGTGGTAAAAATTATTTTTCACCACAAACGAGAAAAGATAAAAAAGACATGTTTGCCGCATTCGAGGCAAAAGGTTATCAGATTGCCAAAACACGTTCGGAAATGTTCAATACCTCAAATGACAAACCGGTATTAGGCGTTTTTTCTGATGATGCGCTTCCTTATTCTGTAGACCGAAATAGCAATGACGATTTAAAGAAAACAGTTCCTACCCTAGCCGAAATGGCCCAAAAGGCAATTGACCGTATGAAAGGTCACAAAAACGGATTCGTACTTCAGATTGAGGGAGGAAAAGTGGATTGGGCTGCCCATGCCAATGATATTGCAGCTTTGATAAACGACCAGATTGCTTTTGACGAAGCCGTAAAGGTTGCTATAGACTTTGCCGAAAAAGACAAAGAAACCCTGGTTATCATTACAACCGACCACGGAAATGCCAATCCGGGAGTTATCTACGGAAAGAATGCCAATGATAATTTTGACAGCATTCAAAAGTACACACAAACTAACGAATGGATACTGAACCAGATAAGCCCGAATTTTTCGATTTCGCAGGTAAAAGAAGTTATTGAAAAAGCAAACGGGCATACTCCTTCTGACGAAGAAGCCAAAACAATACTTAGCTATTATGACGGATTGCACAAAGAAGAAGGACTCTACAATTATAAAAAACTGCCTTACAAGGCTTATTCTGAAATGCAGCAAAAAACAAATTCTGTGGGCTGGATTAGTATGGACCACTCCGCTGATTATGTTGAATTGGCTATGTTTGGTCCTGGAAGCGAGCTTCTAAAGCCTTTTGTCAAAAACACAGACCTGCATTATTTAATGCTTCAGGCGGCAGAGGTTGAGAATAAGTTTTAA
- the sucC gene encoding ADP-forming succinate--CoA ligase subunit beta, translated as MDIHEYQGKEILASYGVKVQRGYVANNPQEAVAVAKQLTAETGTGWHVIKAQVHAGGRGKGGGVKLAKNLQQVEELAEQIIGMQLITPQTSAEGKKVHKVLVAEDVYYPGESETSEFYMSVLLNRGKGRNMIMYSTEGGMDIEEVAEKTPHLIFTEEIDPTVGLQAFQARRIAFNLGLSGNAFKEMVQFVDSLYKAYVGSDASMFEINPVLKTSDNKIIAVDAKVNLDDNALYRHPALAEMRDIREENPIEVEAKAAGLNYVDLDGTVGCMVNGAGLAMATMDLIKYAGFEPANFLDVGGTADAKRVELAFRIILKDPNVKAILINIFGGIVRCDRVAQGVIDAYKNMGDSINVPIIVRLQGTNAELAKEMIDNSGMPILSAVQFQEAADQVKAALS; from the coding sequence ATGGATATACACGAATACCAAGGAAAAGAAATATTAGCCAGCTACGGCGTGAAAGTTCAACGTGGTTATGTTGCCAATAATCCTCAGGAAGCTGTTGCGGTTGCAAAGCAGTTAACAGCTGAAACAGGAACGGGATGGCACGTGATTAAAGCTCAGGTTCACGCAGGTGGAAGAGGAAAAGGTGGAGGTGTGAAATTGGCTAAAAATTTACAGCAGGTAGAAGAGTTGGCAGAACAAATCATAGGAATGCAATTGATTACTCCTCAAACTTCTGCTGAGGGAAAAAAAGTACACAAGGTTTTGGTTGCTGAGGATGTTTACTATCCTGGTGAAAGCGAAACTTCAGAATTCTATATGTCAGTTTTATTGAATAGAGGTAAAGGCCGTAACATGATTATGTATTCTACTGAAGGTGGAATGGACATTGAAGAAGTTGCTGAAAAAACACCTCATTTGATTTTTACTGAAGAAATCGATCCTACTGTAGGATTGCAGGCTTTCCAGGCAAGAAGAATTGCATTTAATCTTGGGCTTTCCGGAAATGCTTTTAAAGAAATGGTTCAGTTTGTAGATTCTCTATACAAAGCTTATGTTGGTTCAGACGCTTCTATGTTTGAAATCAACCCGGTTTTAAAAACATCTGACAACAAAATTATTGCTGTTGATGCAAAAGTTAATTTAGATGACAATGCATTGTACAGACACCCGGCTTTGGCAGAAATGCGCGATATCCGTGAAGAAAATCCTATCGAGGTTGAAGCAAAAGCGGCTGGTCTTAATTATGTTGACCTTGACGGAACTGTAGGCTGTATGGTTAACGGTGCCGGTCTTGCTATGGCAACAATGGACTTGATTAAATACGCAGGTTTTGAGCCGGCTAACTTCCTTGATGTAGGAGGAACTGCTGATGCTAAACGTGTGGAATTGGCTTTCAGAATTATCCTTAAAGATCCAAACGTAAAAGCTATCCTGATTAACATTTTTGGAGGAATCGTTCGTTGTGACCGTGTTGCTCAAGGTGTTATTGATGCCTACAAAAACATGGGAGACAGCATTAATGTGCCAATCATTGTTCGTTTGCAGGGAACTAACGCAGAACTTGCTAAAGAAATGATTGACAACTCTGGAATGCCGATTTTATCTGCAGTACAATTCCAGGAAGCAGCAGACCAGGTAAAGGCTGCACTTAGCTAA